The sequence below is a genomic window from Cobetia sp. cqz5-12.
TGCAGCACATCGAGCAGGCCGGTATCCACTCCGGTGATTCCGCGTGTGCACTGCCGCCGTACTCGCTGCCGGCAGACGTCCAGGAAGAGATGCGCGAGCAGGTCAAGCGCATGGCGCTGGAACTCAACGTCGTCGGCCTGATGAACGTGCAGCTGGCCTGGCAGGATGGCGTGATCTACGTCATCGAGGTCAACCCGCGCGCTTCACGTACCGTGCCATTCGTCTCCAAGTGCATCGGCCAGTCGCTGGCGCAGATCGCCGCGCGCTGCATGGCCGGCCAGACCCTGGAAGAGATCGGCTTTACCCAGGAAATCGTGCCGACCTTCTACAGTGTGAAGGAAGCGGTGCTGCCGTTCGCCAAGTTCCCGGGGGTCGACCCGATCCTGTCGCCGGAAATGAAGTCCACCGGCGAAGTGATGGGCTCCGGCGATACCTTCGCGGAAGCCTTCTACAAGGCGCAGCTGGGTGCCGGTGAAGCCATCCCGGCCCTGACTGGCGATCGCAAGGCTTTCCTGTCCGTGCGTGAGTTCGACAAGGCGGGCGTTATCGAGGTGGCCCGCTCTCTGGTAACATTAGGCTTTACGCTTTGTGCTACCCGTGGCACGGCAGAGGTGATCGCCGCTGCCGGCCTCGAGGTTGAACCCGTCAACAAGGTGTTCGAAGGGCGGCCGCATATCGTCGACATGATCAAGAACGGCGAGATCGCCTATATCGTCAACACCACAGAGGGACGTCAGGCCATCAATGACTCGTCCGTGATCCGTCGCACGGCGCTGGCGCACAAGGTGCCCTACGCCACGACGCTGGCGGGTGCCAATGCCGTGTGCATGGCGCTTGCCTACGGCAACGACGTCAAGGTCCGTCGTCTCCAGGATATGCATGCAGGAGTCATGATATGAGTAGAAGTCCGATGACCGTCGAGGGCGAAGATCGCCTTCGCAAGGAGCTCGAGCACCTAAAGGGCACTGAGCGTCCCCGGGTCATCGCTGACATCGCGGAAGCCCGTGAGCACGGCGATCTCAAGGAGAATGCCGAGTACCACGCCGCGCGTGAACAGCAGGGTTTCATCGAGGGGCGTATCCAGGAGATCGAGTCCAAGCTCTCCATGTCCCAGGTGATCGATGTCACCAAGTTGCCGAAGACCGGCAAGGTGATCTTCGGCACCACGGTCGACCTGATGAACCTCGATGATGATAGCGAAGTGCGCTATCGCATCGTTGGCGAAGATGAAGCCAGCATTAAGGACGGCAAGATCTCCGTCACCTCTCCGATCGCGCGAGCGCTGATCGGCAAGGAAGAAGGGGATGTCGTGGTCGTGCGTACCCCGGGTGGCGATGTGGAGTATGAAATCTCCGAAGTGCATCACATCTGAAGCACGTCACATCTGAAGTGCATCGCCTCTGATTCGTCAGATCCTGATGTCGTGACAGCCCTGCCGGTCATCCCGGCAGGGCTGTTTTCTTGCCTGCGGGCACGAAATCCTTCAGGGAGGGAGTAATGGAAGTACAGGGACGTCAGCCGGAAAAGCGCGTCATGGCAATCTCCATGGTGGCCATCTTCATGGTGCTCGGGTTCATGCTGTTCGGGGTGGCATATGTGGTCTCCCAGTCGTTTGCCTATCGGTACACCGGGGACTCGGCGCTGTTGACGCCGTCATTGGTCCTGGGGAGTGCCCTGTTGGCGAGGGGAGTTTTCCACCTGGTGGTGCCGCTGGCGCACTTCGGCAATCAGTCGCTTTATCTGCGGCCGTCACCACTCATGGGGTGTCGCAAGATCGATTATGAGCTGATCGAGGATTTCACCTTCGACAAGAAGACGCTGATCATCAAGTATCGCGATGCCGGCAACGGTGAGGGGGAGTCCAGACAGACGACACTCAAGCGTCATCAGGTCACCCAGCGGGCGCTGGACGACATCACCTTCGAGCTGAATCAGCGCGTCAGGTCGTGATTGTCAGCAACAGAAAACGGAAACGCCGCCCTCGATGAGGGCGGCGTTTCTGTCTGCGACAGGCGTGGCGTGCGAGGTGAGCCTCGTCAGGCCTGGGCCCGGCGGCTTACTTCTCGCTGAAGCGTTGTACGTTCGACAGCTTCGGCTTGGCCTGCGGGTTGCGGCGATACAGCAGGGCGATCTTGCCGATGCTCTGGATCAGGGTCGCACCGGTTTCGCTGCACAGGTGGCGAGCCACCTCGCCGCGGGCTTCGCGATCGTTGATCGCCAGCTTCAGCTTGATCAGTTCGTGATCGTGCAGTGCGCGCTCCAGTTCGGTCACGACGCCTTCGGAAAGGCCGTTTTCCGAGACGGTGACGATCGGGTCAAGATGGTGCCCGATGCTGCGAAATGCTTTCTTTTGTGACTGTGACAAGCTCATGGTATCGTAAAGTTTCCCTGTTGGCGTCCGATGGGAGCGGGGAGCGTAGCGAAAGACAGGGTCGACTCCAGGGCTTGAAATCCAGGGGTGTGAACCCGTCTGTTGCGCAGGCAATGTCTGTGCCCACGGGCGGAACCGCGCGCAGGACCCGCCATTCTACTCCATGACGACGCTC
It includes:
- the greA gene encoding transcription elongation factor GreA; this encodes MSRSPMTVEGEDRLRKELEHLKGTERPRVIADIAEAREHGDLKENAEYHAAREQQGFIEGRIQEIESKLSMSQVIDVTKLPKTGKVIFGTTVDLMNLDDDSEVRYRIVGEDEASIKDGKISVTSPIARALIGKEEGDVVVVRTPGGDVEYEISEVHHI
- the yhbY gene encoding ribosome assembly RNA-binding protein YhbY, translating into MSLSQSQKKAFRSIGHHLDPIVTVSENGLSEGVVTELERALHDHELIKLKLAINDREARGEVARHLCSETGATLIQSIGKIALLYRRNPQAKPKLSNVQRFSEK